A stretch of the Notolabrus celidotus isolate fNotCel1 chromosome 3, fNotCel1.pri, whole genome shotgun sequence genome encodes the following:
- the obi1 gene encoding ORC ubiquitin ligase 1, producing MALNFQSSTLSLTLPISCQICLGKVKQPVICANNHVFCSSCMEMWLKKASQCPTCRVPITAESPCREIIGGSNESDHSDSPRMRKCLRKTRGELLLREYEDEIDGLIRDNEELKTKNQSLESQLKTALDPCSINAVQTDDKKVDPYVLEEWTNKLRAATDVCDEIKQDMDKLKEANKTLRSQNVDLVQENMRLKAEVVSRSPQKFGRYTVAALEAKIQQYEREVDHLKKALERSDQYIEDLESRKSEKKPLDVQEACVSGKVGSETLTQQQKINMMLRSLSDNERQLISSNPEVECRTFSRSLVFRPSVDLKEFNKSLTDKLKKEDMESASSDFLPTTPSSAFRSLTLKSPGIREKRVAFKPASYLRKLDFEEFPGTGKSSSAMESQFSSIDKFPKVLPANADTPPSSCAFWSGWQRPKPDEESCAGPSKSSSAKGATSSDLVDDEESDAFQTTSEASMDAAYLDKISELDSMMLDGESSSSRGSQLSLASSPRADLDNTLVPEPQPQPERKATTQSDPEKISATGSMEGTLNDKEAPKGFAEAPGGCGDGDGAEPSQTDELSFDLLFDSLEENKDAGPSGSINPANQDQDQAHSASASSSSSSCSSKPVNTTRDRHTLMLSQPTKRKSHSPFNTSSPTKQSKLM from the exons ATGGCTCTTAACTTCCAGTCGTCcactctgtctctcactttgcCGATCTCGTGTCAGATCTGTCTCGGAAAG gTCAAACAGCCCGTCATCTGTGCAAACAACCACGTGTTCTGCTCATCCTGCATGGAGATGTGGCTGAAGAAAGCCAGCCAGTGTCCAACCTGCAGGGTCCCCATCACAGCAGAGAGTCCCTGCAGAGAAATCATAG GAGGCTCAAATGAGAGCGATCACAGTGACAGCCCTCGCATGAGGAAGTGCCTCCGAAAAACCCGAGGAGAGCTGCTGTTACGGGAGTATGAG GATGAAATTGACGGGCTGATCAGAGACAACGAGGAGCTGAAAACAAAGAATCAAAGTCTGGAGTCTCAGCTGAAGACTGCCCTGGATCCCTGCAGCATCAACGCGGTGCAAACTGATGACAAGAAAGTCGACCCCTACGTCCTGGAGGAGTGGACCAACAAGCTGAGAGCTGCAACAGATGTTTGTGATGAAATCAAGCAAGACATGGACAAACTCAAAGAG GCAAATAAGACGTTACGTTCTCAGAATGTCGACCTGGTGCAAGAGAACATGAGACTGAAAGCAGAGGTGGTCAGCAGATCTCCTCAGAA GTTTGGTCGTTACACGGTGGCCGCGCTGGAAGCTAAAATCCAGCAGTACGAGCGTGAAGTGGACCACCTGAAAAAGGCTCTGGAGCGCAGTGACCAGTACATCGAGGACCTGGAATCTCGCAAGTCAGAAAAGAAACCCCTCGATGTGCAGGAAGCATGTGTGAGTGGTAAGGTCGGGTCTGAGACGTtgacacagcagcagaaaatcAACATGATGCTGAGAAGCCTGAGCGACAACGAGAGGCAGCTCATCAGCAGCAATCCAGAGGTGGAGTGTCGGACGTTTTCCAGGAGTCTGGTTTTCAGACCGTCCGTAGATCTCAAAGAGTTCAACAAGAGTCTGACTGACAAGCTGAAGAAGGAGGACATGGAGAGCGCCTCCTCTGACTTTCTTCCCACCACTCCGTCCTCTGCGTTCAGGTCCTTGACGCTCAAAAGCCCCGGCATCCGGGAAAAGAGGGTGGCATTCAAACCCGCGTCCTATCTTAGGAAGTTAGATTTTGAAGAGTTCCCTGGTACGGGCAAGAGCAGCAGCGCCATGGAGAGCCAGTTCAGCAGCATCGACAAGTTCCCCAAAGTCCTGCCTGCAAATGCTGACACCCCACCCTCAAGCTGTGCCTTCTGGAGCGGCTGGCAGAGACCCAAACCTGATGAGGAGTCATGTGCAGGTCCGAGTAAAAGCAGCTCTGCAAAGGGAGCCACATCCTCAGATCTCGTAGATGACGAGGAGTCGGATGCCTTCCAGACCACCAGCGAGGCCTCCATGGATGCAGCGTACCTGGACAAAATCTCTGAGCTGGACTCAATGATGCTGGACGGGGAGAGCTCCAGCAGTCGAGGCTCACAGCTCTCTCTGGCCTCGTCTCCTCGTGCAGACTTAGACAACACTCTCGTCCCTGAACCTCAACCCCAGCCTGAGAGGAAAGCCACGACCCAGAGCGACCCTGAGAAGATCTCAGCTACAGGATCCATGGAGGGCACCCTAAACGACAAAGAGGCTCCAAAGGGCTTCGCAGAGGCGCCGGGCGGTTGCGGTGACGGTGACGGTGCAGAGCCATCACAGACAGATGAACTGTCTTTTGATTTGCTGTTTGACTCACTGGAGGAGAATAAGGATGCTGGTCCTTCTGGTTCCATCAATCCAGCAAACCAAGACCAGGATCAGGCTCACTCcgcctccgcctcctcctcttcctccagctgcagcagtaaacctgtaaacacaacaagagacagacACACGCTGATGCTCAGCCAGCCCACAAAGAGGAAGTCTCACAGTCCCTTTAACACCAGCAGTCCCACCAAACAGTCCAAGCTCATGTGA
- the pou4f1 gene encoding POU domain, class 4, transcription factor 1, with protein sequence MMSMNSKQPHFAMHPSLPEHKYTTLHSSSEAIRRACLQTPQLQNNIFASLDETLLARAEALAAVDIAVSQGKTHPFKPDATYHTMSTVPCSSGSTVPLAHHHHHHHHHHHQNLEHQDIMDHISSPSLALMSGAHDGTGGGGGGGGGGGGGGGLIPTSSAHPHSHMHGLSHLSHQAMSMNSPLTHHGLLPGHHGGGQCGPGLTNAGLPSINDSDTDPRELEAFAERFKQRRIKLGVTQADVGGALANLKIPGVGSLSQSTICRFESLTLSHNNMIALKPILQAWLEEAEGAQREKLNKPDIFNGGEKKRKRTSIAAPEKRSLEAYFAVQPRPSSEKIAAIAEKLDLKKNVVRVWFCNQRQKQKRLKFSAAH encoded by the exons ATGATGTCCATGAACAGCAAACAGCCGCACTTCGCCATGCATCCCTCTTTGCCTGAGCACAAGTACACCACCCTGCATTCCAGCTCGGAAGCTATAAGGAGAGCTTGTCTACAAACTCCACAG CTGCAGAACAACATCTTCGCCAGCCTGGATGAGACCCTGCTGGCCCGGGCAGAGGCTTTGGCGGCCGTGGACATCGCCGTGTCCCAGGGCAAGACGCACCCGTTCAAGCCCGACGCCACCTACCACACGATGAGCACGGTGCCATGCTCGTCGGGATCCACAGTTCCACTggcccaccaccaccaccatcaccatcaccaccaccaccagaacTTGGAGCACCAGGACATCATGGACCACATCAGCTCGCCGTCCCTCGCACTCATGTCCGGCGCGCACGACGGGACcggtggaggaggaggcggcggGGGCGGCGGAGGTGGCGGCGGAGGGCTTATTCCCACCTCCTCTGCCCACCCGCACTCGCACATGCACGGCTTGAGTCACCTCTCGCACCAGGCTATGAGCATGAACTCGCCTCTCACCCACCACGGGCTCTTACCGGGCCATCACGGTGGGGGTCAATGCGGCCCAGGGCTCACTAACGCCGGCCTGCCCTCCATCAATGACTCAGACACGGACCCAAGGGAGCTGGAAGCTTTCGCGGAGCGCTTCAAACAGCGGAGGATCAAGCTAGGGGTGACCCAGGCGGACGTGGGAGGCGCTCTGGCTAATCTGAAAATCCCCGGCGTGGGATCACTGAGCCAAAGTACAATTTGTCGTTTCGAGTCGTTAACTCTGTCCCACAACAACATGATTGCGCTCAAACCGATCCTCCAGGCCTGGCTGGAGgaggccgagggggcccagagGGAGAAACTGAACAAACCGGACATTTTTAACGGAGGGGAGAAGAAGCGCAAGAGGACTTCGATAGCGGCTCCAGAGAAGAGGTCTTTGGAGGCATACTTCGCCGTGCAGCCTCGACCGTCGTCCGAGAAAATAGCAGCTATAGCGGAAAAGTTGGACCTGAAAAAAAACGTGGTGCGCGTGTGGTTTTGTAACCAAAGACAGAAGCAGAAGAGGTTGAAATTTTCCGCAGCTCACTGa